TTCCGGAGGCCCTCGCCGCCCTCTAGTCAGATCGCTTGCGCGACGCTTGCGCGGGGCGAGCCGGAGGCGTAGGGTCGGCTCGACAAAGCCAACCGGGAGGAGTCGTATATGTCCCAGGAGAACGTCGCCACCTCCAAGCGCGGGCTCGAGGAGGGGTTCAACCGCGGGAACCTCAGCGTGATCGACGAAGACACAACCAAGGACTTCGTCAGCCACGACCCGCTCGTCGGTGATCAGGACCGCGACGCGTCGAAGCAGGGGATCGTCGGCTATCGCCAGGCGTTCCCGGACCTCCACCTCACGATCGAGGACATCTTCGCCGCCGACGACAAGGTCGTGATCCGCTGGAGCGTTCAGGGCACGTTCGAGAACGAGTTCATGGGGCTCAAGCCCACCCACGAGGTCGGCGACCCCGTCCGGGGTACCACGATCGACCGCTACGAAGGCGGCAAGATCGCCGAGTCCTGGTCCCAATGGGACACGCTGACGTTCATGAGGAACATCGGCGCGATCCCCGAGCAAGCCCCAGCGTCCGCCGGCAGCTAGCGGCCAAGCTAAAACCGACACCGTCTCTGCGCCCCCCGGCTGGCGGAAGGGGCGTGGCTGCGCCGCGCCCCTGCCCGCGGCGATAGATTTGGTCGCGGGATGGGTCTCGTGAGGACCGTGCTCGCTGCGTTCGGCGCCGTGGCCGTGGCTCTGGCGCTGACCGCGCCCGCGAGCGCCGCGGACGAGCTTCGTGTGGGCGTCGGACGTGCCGACATCAGCCCGCCCACCGGCTACTACATGATGGGCTGGGTTCGCTCCGACGCCAGGTCCGCCGGCCAGCTCACGCGGCTCTGGGCGCGGGTGATCGTGCTCGAGCGAGGCGGCGAAAAGATGGCGCTCGTGGCCGAGGACCTCGGGGGAATCCCCGGCGGGATGCTGGCCGAGGCGGCCGAGCGGGTCTCAGATCTCGGCTTCTCCCAGCGAAACGTCCTCGACTCCGCCTCCCACACCCACTCCGGGCCGACCGGCTTCTTCAACTTCTCC
This DNA window, taken from Solirubrobacterales bacterium, encodes the following:
- a CDS encoding ester cyclase, whose protein sequence is MSQENVATSKRGLEEGFNRGNLSVIDEDTTKDFVSHDPLVGDQDRDASKQGIVGYRQAFPDLHLTIEDIFAADDKVVIRWSVQGTFENEFMGLKPTHEVGDPVRGTTIDRYEGGKIAESWSQWDTLTFMRNIGAIPEQAPASAGS